In Arthrobacter sp. CJ23, the genomic window CCAGCGGATGCGCACGCCCCAGTCGTCAAGCTGGTTTCGCTGGCGCCGTAGCACGTCCTTGTTGAATCCCATGAGGAAGCGGATTTCCTCAGGCGACCGCCGCCAGTTCTCGGTGGAGAATGCGTAGACGCTGACGTATTTGATGCCCAGTTCAATGGCACCGGCCATGACGTCCAGCAGCGCAGGTTCGCCTGCTTTGTGGCCCTCAATGCGGGGCAGGCCCCGCTGGTTGGCCCAGCGGCCGTTGCCGTCCATGACAATGGCGACGTGCCGGGGTATCAATTCCGCAGGGATGGCGGGGGGCACGGCCCCGGACGCATGCGGATACGGCGCGGTCACCGGGGCAGTCCGGGCCTGGCTTGTCTTGCTCTTCTTTCCGAGTGCCACAGTCAGCTTCGCTCCACGTGTCTAAGGGATTTCAATGCTCGTTCAAGGTGCCATTGCAGGTAGCTCGCCACGAGGCCGGCGGCTTCGCGGCGGTGCTGGGAATCGGAACCCTCTGCAGTTTTCCAGTCGCCGGTCAGCAGTGCGCCCAGCAGGATGACGGTCTCCGGTGCCGGTGCCGGTGATCCCGGTGGGCGGCACTCGGCGCAGACCATGCCGCCCAGCGGCGCCGCGAAGGCGCTGTGCGGCCCCGCGGCACCGCATCGGGCACAATCGGTGAAGCTCGGTGCCCAGCCACCGGTGGCCAGGGCACGGAGCAAATAGGAATCGAGAATCAGTTCCGGTGGATGGTCCGAACGGCTCAACGCTGCCAGCGCACCAACCAGCAGGTTGTACTGCGCGGTGCCCGATTCGGCATCGGCGTCGGTCAGTTTCTCGGCGGTCTCCGTCATGGCGGCGGCCACGGTGTAGCGCCCATAGTCGGCGGCAATGCTGCTGCCGTAGGCGCCCTTGGCCACGGCCTGGGTCACGATATCGAGCGTGCGGCCGGAGACAAGCTGCAGATCGGCCACCATGAACGGTTCCAACCGCGCCCCGAAGCGGCTGCTGGTCCGTCGCACACCCTTGGCGACGGCCCGCACCTGCCCGTGGTGCTTGGTGAGCAGGGTGATGATGCGGTCGGCCTCACCGAGTTTGTGGGTGCGCAGCACTACGGCGTCGTCCCGGTAGGACCGTGCTGCAAAGGAAGGATTGGCCACAGTCAATCTTCGCACCATGCCGCTGTTGCCGCGCACCACCAGGGCTGTGTGGCGCCGGTGAATCCCGGCGCCACACAGGGCGGTACTCAGGCCCGGGCGTCCCGGACTGCGCGGTTCACGGCAGAAATCAGGGCCTTCA contains:
- the recO gene encoding DNA repair protein RecO, giving the protein MANPSFAARSYRDDAVVLRTHKLGEADRIITLLTKHHGQVRAVAKGVRRTSSRFGARLEPFMVADLQLVSGRTLDIVTQAVAKGAYGSSIAADYGRYTVAAAMTETAEKLTDADAESGTAQYNLLVGALAALSRSDHPPELILDSYLLRALATGGWAPSFTDCARCGAAGPHSAFAAPLGGMVCAECRPPGSPAPAPETVILLGALLTGDWKTAEGSDSQHRREAAGLVASYLQWHLERALKSLRHVERS